A single Drosophila miranda strain MSH22 chromosome XR, D.miranda_PacBio2.1, whole genome shotgun sequence DNA region contains:
- the LOC108165268 gene encoding ADP-ribosylation factor-like protein 3 has product MGVLCAKLCRYFCSSCCCFRALPPPEEFQVLLLGPAGSGKTELGHRVSGRERGGDDLDPTNGVRCYRMESAALQREEIAVDLQLTEVGGNAEMQRLWKHYYAASHALIYCFDLGSGMEELEDTFALLRKCLQGTALDGKPVLLVAKRHRDGVQLYDVEHSFGLDQLARSCGCPLHICHMDDARDLGHGIVWLCRQLVARRPMLEQRVRYDVNMQVWHRRKKTLLSSSKMAQVHRGRFRRPNRKLWPLAVDSVNQTTVRPSTAPPTIFLVRLRQEAAPNPEQAAS; this is encoded by the exons ATGGGTGTGCTATGCGCCAAGCTGTGCCGCTACTtttgctcctcctgctgctgttttAGGGCCTTGCCACCGCCTGAGGAATTCCAGGTGCTGCTTCTGGGGCCCGCTGGCAGTGGAAAGACGGAGCTGGGCCACCGGGTGAGCGGTCGAGAGCGCGGCGGTGACGATCTGGATCCCACCAACGGAGTGCGATGCTACCGCATGGAGTCGGCGGCTTTACAGCGCGAGGAGATCGCTGTGGATCTGCAGCTCACCGAGGTCGGTGGCAATGCGGAAATGCAGCGCCTCTGGAAGCACTACTACGCTGCCAGTCATGCACTGATCTACTGCTTCGATCTTGGCTCGGgcatggaggagctggaggacaCGTTCGCGCTGCTGCGCAAGTGCCTTCAGGGCACGGCTCTGGACGGAAAGCCTGTGCTGCTGGTGGCCAAGCGACACCGCGACGGAGTGCAACTGTACGACGTGGAGCACTCCTTTGGCCTGGACCAGCTGGCTCGCTCCTGCGGCTGCCCCCTTCACATCTGCCACATGGACGACGCCAGGGATCTGGGACACGGCATTGTTTGGCTGTGCCGCCAGCTAGTGGCACGGCGTCCCATGCTCGAGCAGCGCGTCCGCTACGACGTCAACATGCAG GTCTGGCACCGACGCAAGAAGACACTCCTCTCCAGCAGCAAGATGGCGCAAGTGCATCGCGGCCGATTCCGTCGCCCAAACAGAAAG CTCTGGCCTCTGGCAGTCGATAGTGTTAATCAGACAACGGTGCGTCCCAGTACGGCGCCGCCGACAATTTTCTTAGTTCGCTTGCGACAAGAGGCAGCGCCAAATCCGGAGCAAGCAGCGTCTTAG